GCGACGGCAAGCACGACGATCTGCCTGCGGATGATCACGCCTTTGCGCTGATGCCCGAACGTCGACGCGCGCGCGTGTTGGTCGTGACGCCCGGCAACACCTATCTGGAAGCGGCGCTGCTGCTCGACGAGTACCTCGACGTCACGACCGTCGCACCCAAGCAGTACCCGCCCGCCGGCACCTTCGACGTGACCATCTTCGACAACGTGGCGCCCAAGGTGGCTCAAGGCAGCGGTGGGCTGTTCTACCTGAACGTGCCGGAGGAGGGCGGTCCGGTCGAGCTGGGGCGCAAGCTCGAGATGTTCGGCTTCGACACGTGGGACAAAAAGAGCCCGATCCTGCGCTGGATGAGCATGGGCGACGTTCAGGTGCTGTACGGCAACGCCCTCAAGCCGGAAAAGGAAGACCGCGTCGTCGGTGCCAGCAGCAAAGGCCCCATCTTGGTGGCTGGACGCCGCGCGGGTCGCCGTTTCGTCGCCTTGGGCTTCGACCCGCGCAACAGCGACTTCGTGCTGCGGGTGGCTTGGCCGCTCTTCGTGCTCAACGTGATCAACGACTTCATCGAAGAGGACACGAGCTACGTTTCGTCCTTCATGACCGGCGACGTGTGGCACATCCCAGCTCCCAGCGGCGCCGAGTCTGCGCAACTGAAGCGCCCGGATGGTAAGGTGCTCACCGTGCCCGTGAAAGAAGGGCGCGCCATCTACCTCGGGGACCGCGCTGGCTTTTACGAGCTGACGGCGCAGATGGAGCCTGAGCCGGTGAAGTCGATGTTCGCGGCCAACTTGGTCAGCCCCGACGAGAGCCAGATCGAACCCGCGAAGGAGCTGAAGCTGGGCGGCAAGGCCTTGGCCATGCCCGGGGGCTTCACCGCGGGCGTGCGCCGCGAGCTGTGGCTCTATCTGCTCATTGCCGCGCTCATCGTCAGCGTGGTGGAGTGGCTCACGTATCACCGGAGGGTCACGGTATGAGCGAGCGCACGCGACGCATTCTGGTTGCCGCACTCGTGTTGATCGTCGGCGGGGCACTGGCGTGGGCCTACGTGCATTTCGTCCTCGAGGCGCCCAGCGAAGCCTTCAAGTGGGAGCGTCAGGGCAAGACCTACGAGCTGCTCGAGCCGCGCACCATCGGTGTGGTCTTGGTCACGCCCCTGCTGCTGTGGATGCTCTTCCGCAGTTTGGCGGATCTGCCCTGGCAGCAGCGCATCATCGCGCTGTTGCTTCGAGTGGCGTTCATAGCGCTGCTCGGCCTTTCCTTGGCACGCCTGGCCACCACGGCGGAGACGAAGAAGGTCGCCACGGTCTACGTGATGGACGTGAGCGACTCGGTCGAAGACGAGTCGGTGGAAGAAGCGCGTGCGCTGGTGGAACAGGCAGCCCAAGGCATGGGCAAAGACGACGCGATTCGTCTGGTGACCTTTGCCAAGCGGCCGCGCTTGGTGGATTTGGGGGACGACCCAAAGAAGCCGAAGATCCCCACAGTCACGGAGCTACGCCACGGCGGTGCGGAGCAGAAGCTCGGCGTGGACAAGCCCGGCGCCGGGAGTGACATGCAGGCTGCGCTGTCCCTCGCCTACGGCGTGTTCCCCCCGGGCTACTTGAAGCGTGCGGTGCTCGTCACCGATGGTGTGGAGACCGCCGGCGACATCCTGGCGGAGGCCAATCGTGCGCGGGGGTTCGGAGTGAAGTTGTTCACCGTGCCCTATCGCCGTCCGGCCCCTGGGGAAGTCGCGCTCAAGGGTCTGCGCGTGCCGCAGAAGGTGGACATCGGACAGTCCTTCGACATCACCGCGGACATTTACTCCAGCCGCAAGACCAAGGCGCGCGCACGGCTCTATCAAGGTGAGACCCTCAACGGCATGGATGGCGTGCGTGAGCTGGAGCTCGCGCCGGGAAACAACGAAGTCACTTTCAAGAGCGTGGTGCGGGTTGGCGGCGAGGTCACCTACAGTCTGAAGTTGGACGAGCTCGGGCACGACAAGTTCGCCGAGAACAACGCGTACTCCGTGACCGTGGACGTGCCGGGTCGCCCAACGGTCCTGTACGTGGAAGGGCAGCCCCAGCGTGCCAGCTACCTGACCAGTGCGCTCTCGGCGCAGCAGTTCGACGTGGACGTGCGCGCGCCGACCGCCTTCCCCGGCTCCGCCAAGGAGCTCGAGCGCTTCGACTTCGTGATCGTTTCCGACGTGCCCAAGGAGCGCCTGGGAATCGCGGCCCAAGACCTGATCGAGAAGTACGTGCGTGATCTGGGCGGTGGATTCTTGTTCGCGGGCGGCGAGTCCGGATTCGGCCTGGGGGGTTGGGCTCACACCACCATCGAGCGCATCTTGCCCGTGCGCATGGACGCCGAGCGTCGCAAGGACATGCCCAGCGTGGCGATGGCCCTGGTCATCGACCGTTCGGGTTCGATGACGGGTCTGCCTATCGAGATGGCCAAGGCTGCGTGCAAGGCGACGGTGTCGACTCTGCAAGGCGACGACTTGATCGAGGTGATTGCCTTCGATTCGACGCCGGTGCGCTACGTCAAGATGCAGCCCGCTCGCTACCGCGCGCGCATTCAGAACGAAATTGCCCGCATTCAACCCGGCGGTGGCACGGAGATCTTCCCCGCCCTGGATCAGGCCTACCAGGACATCTCCGTGGTGCAGGCGCGCAAGAAGCACGTGATTCTGCTGACCGACGGTCGCGCTCCCACCCAGGGCATCAAGGACCTGGTCCAGGCCATGATCGCAGAGAGCGTCACCGTCACCACGGTAGGCCTGGGCGAGGGCGCCGACCACGAATTGCTGCGCATGATCGCGGACACCGGCGGCGGCCGCTACCACGCGGTACCGGATCCCAACAGCCTGCCAAAGATCTTCACGCGCGAAACCGAACTCATCGCGCGCCAGGCCGCTGTCGAAGAGTGGTTCCCCGTGCAAGTGGTGGAACACGCCGACTTCTTGAAGGGCATCTCCATTCAGAGTTCGCCTTTGCTCCACGGCTACGTCGCGACGCAAATGAAAGCGCCACCCGCACAGCTCATCCTCGCGAGCGATCGCGGCGAGCCCATCCTGGCACGATGGCGCGTGGGCCTGGGCCACACCTTGGCCTGGACCAGCGACGTGAAGAACCTGTGGGCCGTGGATTGGTTGCGCTGGAGCGGCTACGGGAAGTTCTGGGGCCAGCTCGTGCGCGAACACATGCGCACCAAGCACCGTCGCGAGCTCGACATGAAGACGGAGGTCGTGGGCGGCAAGGTGCACGCTGTGGTGGACGCCTTCACCCTCGACGAGCGCTTCGACAACGACATCAAATCGACGCTCTTCGTCAACGGTCCGGAGCCCGGAGGCAAGCGACGAGAAGTGCCCATGCGTCAAACGGCGCCGGGGCGCTACGAAGCGAACTTCGAGCTGGATGACTACGGGTCATTCCTGCTGCGCGCGGACCACTCCAAGGTGGCGCCCGACGGCAGCTTGAAGAACGTCGGCGTGTCCTACGGGCACGTGTCGAACCCCTATCCTCGCGAGTACGCCAGCTTCGAGCCGGAGATCGAGCGCCTGGAGCGGGCTGCCCTCGCCGGCGGCGGCAAGGTCGATCCCGAGCCGAAGGAGATCTTCGACCCGGGTGACGAGAAGATCGTCTACTACGAGCAGCTCTGGAACCGCTTCATCTTCGCCGCGATCATCATCTTCTTGCTCGATCTCCTAGTGCGCCGCATCCGCATCTTCGACCGCAAATTCCTCCCCAAGAAACGCCGCACCGCCTGACAGGCCAGACCTCTCGCGGGACGACGGGCGCTTGCGGGGACCTTGCGCGTGCTGAGCACTGCGGGCAGTGAGCAGGCGGCGCCACGAAGCTCAGCCAACGGGACATGCCTCCGACCGTCTCGGAAGGACTCTCATCCGCCAAAACTCGGCATTCGGGCGCCTTGGACGGTACGCGGTGATTCGGGACGCTGGTCTAGCAAGCTGGCGCCATCTGTCCCGAACCGCTTCGTCTTGATGCTCGCGGTTTTAGCTTGTCGAGTCAGCCCTGCCTACGCCGCCGAGTCAGAGGCCGAACCAGGATTCCCTCACGCGGTTGCCGGCTTGGACCCGGGCCTTTGGCTGCGCGCGGAAGTTGGATACGGGCATACGGTCGTTCACCGGGAGCACAACACACTTCTCCAGGAGCAGACCGCGACTTCGCAAACTCCCGTTGTTGGACTTGGCCTCGGGTACGTGCCTGCCCGATGGCTTGCCATTGGCTTCGTTGGCAGCTTCGCGACAACAGCAACTACGTTGGAGTCGTCCGGAGAAAGCAGAAAGGCGGCTACCACTCTGGCCCTCGCCGGGCTGGGTGCACATGCGTATCCTTTTGCCGTATCGC
This genomic stretch from Polyangiaceae bacterium harbors:
- a CDS encoding VWA domain-containing protein, which codes for MLFAGLPFTTLLTVFAAAGGLTVLFYILKLRRRPVPVPFSRIWERILRDKEATTWWSRLKRLLSLLLQLALLTLLVGALGDPRISGGLIEGRNVVVIIDASASMKATDVSPSRLAAAKLEVKKLVEGLSGSDRMLIAQMDAAITPLSTMTGETAELKPALDAVEATDTRADFHRALSFAIDSLTGLSKPEIIVVSDGALGDMEAATRGLALNDTEVRFIPIGKGKNNVAITAFSVRRYPLDKSRYEVMIELQNTNDEPTSVELSLLGDGDTVDVTRLALGPKERLARFYKDLAGASRTLEAKISLGDGKHDDLPADDHAFALMPERRRARVLVVTPGNTYLEAALLLDEYLDVTTVAPKQYPPAGTFDVTIFDNVAPKVAQGSGGLFYLNVPEEGGPVELGRKLEMFGFDTWDKKSPILRWMSMGDVQVLYGNALKPEKEDRVVGASSKGPILVAGRRAGRRFVALGFDPRNSDFVLRVAWPLFVLNVINDFIEEDTSYVSSFMTGDVWHIPAPSGAESAQLKRPDGKVLTVPVKEGRAIYLGDRAGFYELTAQMEPEPVKSMFAANLVSPDESQIEPAKELKLGGKALAMPGGFTAGVRRELWLYLLIAALIVSVVEWLTYHRRVTV
- a CDS encoding VWA domain-containing protein, whose protein sequence is MSERTRRILVAALVLIVGGALAWAYVHFVLEAPSEAFKWERQGKTYELLEPRTIGVVLVTPLLLWMLFRSLADLPWQQRIIALLLRVAFIALLGLSLARLATTAETKKVATVYVMDVSDSVEDESVEEARALVEQAAQGMGKDDAIRLVTFAKRPRLVDLGDDPKKPKIPTVTELRHGGAEQKLGVDKPGAGSDMQAALSLAYGVFPPGYLKRAVLVTDGVETAGDILAEANRARGFGVKLFTVPYRRPAPGEVALKGLRVPQKVDIGQSFDITADIYSSRKTKARARLYQGETLNGMDGVRELELAPGNNEVTFKSVVRVGGEVTYSLKLDELGHDKFAENNAYSVTVDVPGRPTVLYVEGQPQRASYLTSALSAQQFDVDVRAPTAFPGSAKELERFDFVIVSDVPKERLGIAAQDLIEKYVRDLGGGFLFAGGESGFGLGGWAHTTIERILPVRMDAERRKDMPSVAMALVIDRSGSMTGLPIEMAKAACKATVSTLQGDDLIEVIAFDSTPVRYVKMQPARYRARIQNEIARIQPGGGTEIFPALDQAYQDISVVQARKKHVILLTDGRAPTQGIKDLVQAMIAESVTVTTVGLGEGADHELLRMIADTGGGRYHAVPDPNSLPKIFTRETELIARQAAVEEWFPVQVVEHADFLKGISIQSSPLLHGYVATQMKAPPAQLILASDRGEPILARWRVGLGHTLAWTSDVKNLWAVDWLRWSGYGKFWGQLVREHMRTKHRRELDMKTEVVGGKVHAVVDAFTLDERFDNDIKSTLFVNGPEPGGKRREVPMRQTAPGRYEANFELDDYGSFLLRADHSKVAPDGSLKNVGVSYGHVSNPYPREYASFEPEIERLERAALAGGGKVDPEPKEIFDPGDEKIVYYEQLWNRFIFAAIIIFLLDLLVRRIRIFDRKFLPKKRRTA